GATTACTGGGTTTCGTGGGCGTTTTTTTATATCTTGATCCcttttattaataatttcaaacttgacAACGTTATATTTGAATCGTAAATCCAGGTTTAAATTCAAGCATGTATCACCAAAATTGTCAAAATCGTATTTGATATTTCGCATCAATTTAAAACTTCAATATGACGAAGACACGTCTTTGAAATATAAGCCATGTTATTGTATAGAAATGTCCGCTTTCAGGTGACGGAGCAAGGTCCATGTATCAATCACTCGAGATTCAATCCACACTATTATTCAATGCCTTTGTTCGCCCATTGTTACGTGTTAGGGGCTGACCCCTTTATTTCTTTATGGCGGTCATAGACCCCTTGACAGAAAAGATCAAATAAATATCACCAAAATGTGAATATCTTCGGGCTCTATCCGATATAACCTCAGGGGCCAGTTGTTCGAAAGGCTGTTAAATTTAACGGTCCGTTATATCTGATAACGAATCATTAAATTTAATCGTTATGTTAAATTCTGTTGCTCAAACTTAACGGATGAATTTAACGTTAGTTTTAACAGAAGATTCTCCTGCTAAACTAATCAAGCTTTGGAGCTCCGTTAAAATTTAACAGAGCTTTCCAagatggctgccgctttgtttgTCAATGTGCGAAAGCAACGTGAATATAGGCACACGACCCACGTACAGAACCTAAACGACAATGAAATGTTGGAGAGGTACCGCTTTTCAAATAATGGCATAAATTATCTTGAAAATTTACTGTTAGATGACCTCAAGAGGCCCACACATCGTAGTTGTGCTTTGTCACCTAAGCAAcaaattttaattgcattgagATTTTTTGCCACTGGTTCTATGTACCAAGTAATAGGAGATACTATGGGCTTCAACAAAGGGACCGTCAGTCGGGCAGTAGATAGTGTGACCAATGCTTTATTGGGCCACTTTAAAGATTTTGTATCATGGCCCACTccagatgaaaagaaaaagatttctACTGGATTTTACCAGCTCGCTGGTTTCCCAAACGTGATAGGTTGTATCGACGGAACACACGTAAGGATACAGGCTCCTGCTGGCGATGAAGCTTCCTACGTCAACAGAAAAGGATTTCATAGTATTTCAGTCCAAGCAGTTTGTGATGACAAAGGTAAATATCCTCTTAAATCTACAAATAAAATTCATCATTTCATCTGTTGATGTAGGTCAAAACCGCTTACAACATGGAGTCTAAATGACAATAATCGGACTTATGATACGGTCCTGGAAACTATAGTTAGCTGGCTGAAAATACGGCCCTGGAGAAAAGTCATGAAAGCCACCAATACCGACTGAAAACAATTGTGCATGCTCATTTGTGTATATTGcatcaaacatttataaaatgaacaTATCAAGGTGAAACTAATAGCTGGACCTccgttagtccaaataatagacGTTTCGGGACAGTGCGATAACTTTTGACTGCAGCTGTCTCCGTCACGTCCGAACTTGGAATAGCAACACTGATTTCTGATAGAATAACACGTACATGTCCAACAAAGAAAGTTactattttaaatgaacaatttgagtcagtttttttttgtcaaaacctAAACCCTTAAGTCTGaaatttttgtctgaattatcAAAATTTGAATATAGGCAAACCTAGCTAAAACATTTCAACTCGGAGATGTTTATATgttgttacggatctctgagctgaaacgaatcctGTACtaaaacctaaccaggaatcgtgcccaaagtctgtcacgctataatttcatcaaatgaaatgcaatgatttaaccttttactttaaaatatttctaacgGATTtctcttttgatctggcataaaatgatagatgcaacataatttgaacataagttatacacacaagtttcaaattggtacctctgtcagcaatattttgtccgccacTGCAGTTGtgacctgatcagggtactcttcattttgaaaaccaataggcggtatAGAATCGTTATTCATTGACCTTTTCTGAGAGCTTAAACCTTaggtatgttttttttatgaattttatctaaaattgttatgtttatgattaaattgaactcataaataggtaaaaatttgatctttattttcaaaaataaacacgtgctctgaactgttgcaagatgtcatcagtttctcacgagagactgtgcgagatgttgcggtttgatactggttagttaaccaaatggggtttctcCCTAACATAATGGACAAGACCATCAGAAATTAAAAACAGCgccagttaagttatggtagccagaactagggGAAACCCAAACCTCACAAGATGCCATGCCTAATATCACAATTGAAAATGAAGGGATACCAAAACTGCTTATAGATCTAAATCCTCACAAGGCCTCAGGTCCAGATAAAATATCACCAAGACTCTTAAAAGAGATAAGCCTACAAATTGCCATTTATTTGACTAAAATTTTCATGCCTTCACTTGGTACTGGCAGTGTGCCACAGGACTGGATGACGGCTATCGTTAGCCCTGTATACAAAAAAGGCCCTCGCAGCTAAGCCATGAATTACAGGCCCATCTCTCTTACTTGCATTGCATCCAAATTGATGGAACATATCTTAGTATCAAATATAATGATTCATCTAGATAATAAAAACTTGCATGCTTAATCCCTTCAAACATGGTTTCTGTTCAAAGCACAGTTGCGAATCCCAGTTAATTGCTTTTAGTCAAGAAATCTTTGATAACCTATAAGCTGATTAACAGAcagatctcattgtaatggaATTTCGTAAAGCGTTTGATAAAGTTGACACAATCTTTTGGTAtatatataagctatttaaataAGGTATTGACAGGAATACTGTCATGCGGATTAAATCTTTCCTTCAAAAACGTCAAACCGTGGTTGTAGAAGGCCACCAATCAGGTGTTCTACCTGTAATGTCAGGGGTACCCCAAGGATCTGTCCTTCGGCCTTGCCTTTTCCTTACTTATATCAATGACCTGTCAGACTCACTTTAAAGCAGTGTAAGActtttgctgatgacacagtaGTTAACCTCACTATTGATACCATGCATGACTGTGAGACTGTCCAGCAGGACCTCCGTAAATTAGAACTGTGGGGAAAGACCTGGTCCATGGAGTTTAATCCTGATAAGTGCGAAGTGATTAGAAtttcaaaaaagagaaaaaccatCACCTTTCCCTATAAGTTATATAACCATGAATTAAAAACTACTAAAAATGCTAAGTACTTAGTTGTAACCATCAGTGAGGACTTTAGTTGGAAATctcacatacaaaatgtatcaaacaagGGTAACAATATCCTAAAATACATCCCAagttatgttgtataaaatccaTCACTCAGTTGTCTGTGTAGATCACAATTACCTCATAGAATGTAGGAACCTTAACTTTCATGTCCCCTTCTCTCGTACACAGTATCACATGAATTCATTCTGAACGGCTTGACCTCCATAAAGAACGGTATGAAaattgtgtacatatatattgataaaGTACTACAGATTTGATGGGTGTTACTTCATTTTTCAATTGAACATAAACCATTCACAGTTGTGTACTTTTTGACCTATTTTAATGATTGATTTTAATTTGGTACTAAATTACTATTTAAATTCATTCATTTGAGGTAAGAGAACCTCCAGGTCCGGATATCTAGTCCGCCTAAGAAGTTAAAGTATCTAGCGGAAAGTTCACATTCAAGAACAGAGCGTATCAACAATGTACCGAAAAGCTTACTGTAACGCAGAGATTTGCCTGATTGTTCTTAACGGTCCGCGCGTGAAccaaaagtataaaatacaaatttatttttatagctctctgGTTTATGAAAGAATATACCGAGCTTGAAATCTTCTATGTTTAACTGGCTTTAAAATCCGACCATGTTAGAACCATTTATGAAATGTGACACggtgtttttattatataaatgacgTATGCATCTATTGTTCTAACAGGAAGATTCACCAGTGTAAATGCGAGTTGGCCGGGATCGTGTCATGACAGTCATATCTTTAGGACGTCTGGATTATGCCATAAGCTAGAACGGGAAAACAAGGCGTTTTCTGATGGTGTATTACTAGGCGACAGTGGGTAAAGTATATCTCAAAATTTAAAGACTCCGATATTATACATACAATAATCCTTTGTTTAGACACACCAAGTCTAGCAAAATAGATTATGTAAGTACGTGCAAATTATTGCAATTTATTCTGCACAGTGAAAACCCAACTCGTTGTGTGTGTATATTAATCAGGACAGTTGTGATATGAGAGTgttcattttaaatatgtttttaagtGAAATATTCAATCAGTTTTTAAAGTCCACAGTTCTTGTACTCTAAACTTCTTAATATTGTCTATATCTAAAGCGTTTATGTTTCTGGTTTAaccatatgatttttttttcaaacaatttacatTAATATAAATTAAAGCATGTAGCAATATCAGTTTGTTTTTCGAAAATATCCATCCTTAAGATCTTCTCTTCATCTGTGTCACATCAGCTATTACACAAGTGAcagttctaaaatagaaaaaatggaatcTCCACAGGCATAACACGATACAAATTCCATGctataattatgcatttttttcaatgaatacaGGTATGCATGCAGACCCTTTTTAATGACCCCATTTCTTGTGGCAGACACGGAAGGCAAAGTACGTTACCAGCAAAGTCACACAAGGACACGTGTCACAATAGAAAGAGCATTTGGACAATTGAAACGCCGCTTTCATGTCCTTCATTCTGAAGTATACATTTAATCTTTAAATAAGTCTTTATTCATGACTGAATTTTATGCCACTACAGTACTGACTACATGTCTATGTGTTGATACTATCATGTATAAACATTCTATTCCGTAACAAGTTATATTTAACGTGTTTGTGAACATGGAcagatccaaacggaaggggaagaagcattttatagaaatatttcgatgccAAAATACAAtgcatatccgtagccctgaccaacgtATAAACTGGACCAattttataagtgcaacaacacagttgacccatttaaacgagctgtaacTGCATTGTTTATTTTGGCATCGAACGCACGAACCTGCGATCCATAGTTCTACGCTCTCCCTACTTAGCTAAGCGGGATGTCATAATGATATTGAGTTTAAGATACTATGTAGACATAATTTTTAAGTCTTAaccaaatcatttaaaacatcgaGTCACACGGACAACATATCAAAAGTTATGTCGTTTTTTGTCAAATGAATTTAGATGAATATATAACGTGCAATTATCAAATAATACATATAATCTTTTTACAATTATTACACTCTAAACTTATTTTCTACAATATGTGGTCTGCGCATGCATCATTGGATGTTgcttattataaaaaaaacaggtGTTTTGTTgctcttttttttcagataagaCTGGCACCATCTAAGGTTTGTCGAGTTGTATGTGCTTGTGTTGCACTTTTCAACATAGCGATCTTGTTGAATGAGCCTGAACTTGATGACTGGAACCAGGATGAAGCTGTAGACCTGGAAAATGAAGACATAGCCGATGCAGAAAGAGATGGCAGCACTGTTCGAAATTTTATTGTGCATCAATATTTTGCATAATActcagaaatgaaataaatagaaactCAGCTGTCAAATAATAAATACGCTGTTAACCGAATATTATTGTTCGCTAATCAAATTTAGAAGTTCTCTTGCATTAAGCTCATTCATCTTATTTTCAGCCGCTTTCAAGATCCTGAGCTTCACTTCCAATAACTCTTTCTCTAATCCCTGTCGTTCAACCATTCCTTTAAAGTATGATATCTGATAGTCCACTAAGACATCATTCCTACTTCTCTTAACCCGTCTGGTACAAGGCCTATAACGATAAATTGAGTTAATTATAAATGCAAAGTATTTGAAATATGGATTTAACACAACATTCATTGGTTTGTTGTCATAATTAAGGTATACAGCTGTAGAACATGGAAGTAGTATTTATAATGCCTATATGATAAGACCAAAtatctaattaagaaataatcaaggccttcgagtggtttatcgtctgatttaccacggttcagagttcagatgtgtaggatttgaaccacgagggcgttagcctgagtgcttaaatactgaagcatctgaacaatgaaccctggtaaattagacgataaaacACAAGAAGGTATTtactgttttcattctgacatgctcattgacatatcttaataaatattatgctggacttcatttacccgaggactGTATCGAACATCATGtgacaatttgacgtcataattgacgttaTAATGCTCCCTTTCCGGTCTgcacgtcaaccgttgtttatcgcagaatatacagagctttatttgcttctttgtttaactggaaatcaaactgagtcatgttaaaattaacaattaatcaaggccttcgagttgtttatcgtctgatttaccatggttcagagttcagatgcataggaaCTGAACCacaatcctattctgtcgttcatttcgcatgaacaccaaaaaaaaatagtttcatttttcaaataaatataagatACATTGGCATTGAACCATGAGGGCGTTtcagcccgagtggttaaatattgaagcatctgaacgatgaacagTGTTGAATTAAACGATAtatcacaagaaggcctagattgtttttattctgacatgctcattgaaatattttaacaaatatcatgctggacttcatttaccggaggagtaatgtatcagacgtcatgcggcaatttgacgtcataattgacgtcaaaATTCTCAGTCTTACCAGTCCACGCATCAACCGTTGTTtctcgcagaatatacagagcttgatttaaTTCCTTAtaatctttgtttaactggaaatcaaaccgagtcatgttagaattaaaaaTAATCTAGACCTTCGaattgtttatcgtctgatttaccacgtttcagagttcagatgcataggaattgaaccacaaTCCTATTCTGCCGTTCATTTCGCAcgaacatcaaaaaaaaaatagtttcatttcttaaataaatattatgctggacttcatttacgtgAGGAGTAATGcatcggacgtcatgtggcaatttgacgtcataattgacgtcataatgctctcttaccggtccgcgcgtcaattgctgtttatcgcagaatatacagaaactgattttcttctttgtttaattggaaATCAAATCATGCCATGTTACAATGTTACACATTCAACCACAGTCCTGATTTTTCCATTACCAATGCAATAGGAGTttgcattaaatttattaatatttatgcaACTTATgctacattctaacatggctcaattgatttccagttaaacaaagaagaaaatcaaatgCTGTATATCCTGTGATAAACAGCAATTGAcgtgcggaccggtaagagagcattatgacgtcaattatgacgtcatgtagccgcctgacgtccgatacattactcctagCGTAAATGAATTCCAGTATAAtacttattgaaatatatcaacgtgcatgtcagaatgaaaacaatcaaggcattcgcgttgtttatcgtctaatctACCACGGTTCATCAtccagatgcttcagtatttaaccactcgggctaacgccctcgtggttcactcctacgcatctgaactctaaaccgtggtaaattagacgataaacaacgtgaaggccttgattatttgttaattcacACAGACATGTTATTTTATAGAGTGCAGACCAAATAATGCATTAACAAAATCACAGAATATCAGAAGATCAAACATCAAGAAAGTATTCAGATTTTGGCCCATTTGCACACAACATCTATACTGTACTAAATGAAATTGGTTTTTAAACTGGGGAGTTTTACATATTTGCACAAGCTGATATTgtcttaaataattatatatttttgattcAGAAATGATAGCTTTATGGCTTGAATCTGTCTTCATTTTATAGATATGATAAAATCTCTAAGTCATTAATAACcaaaataattacataaacaGCTAAATGTTAAGATTAAGGAGAGGCATTGCTTCATTTATCCAGAGATGTTGGTACTATAAATcctattttgacaattttattgaaacttattttcatcaacagctgtaacttttatttcatatatgaataattatgaaattttgcaaatataataTGTAGCTTGTGCCTGTGTTAGCCATTATAAGTTTCTTAACTTTGATGGAGTAGAAATAGTTAAGTATCTATTCATCTAGACTCACACTTTCTGAATTTATGCTGCAGTAATTTATCTTATTTTAGAACAGACTATTTGTCTAGAAATTGATATTCACTAATTCAGTCATTTTGATTTCATACAGTCATGTAAACTGCTAATTTATATCTTGTTAAACTGCAGCAAAATAACAGATGTATATTTACTATGGAAATAAATAAGAGGGCTTAAGCAGTAAAAAATAATCATATCTCTTTCTGCCCTAAGTACACACAAATAACTTATTCAAGAAGCTctatgttttactgttctgtttgATCACAATGAAACTTTGTACAAATAATGTGTGCTTGATGTCCAAACTACTGATGTTATTGTATTTAAGTAAACTAAACAGAATCTTGTTTTGGATAATTTTTAACTATGAATTCAAACCACTTTAAGATTATTTCCTGTGAATTTGCACACAAAATTCACTTTTTATAATAGCTTACCAGTAATTTAATGTATTCTAACATGATGAAATTTCCCAGATATAAAGTATAGCAAGTATTAATCATTATATTTAGCTAACTTTGTTGGAGAAGAAATATTCTTATCCTTGTTCATCTGTTGACACTTTCTGCATTTATGTTCCTTCAATTTATCATAAGTCTAAACATTATAATtattcagaaaatgatattcactGCTTCAATCCTGACACTTTCTACAGAAATGTTCATTATTGATACATTGTTAATTCAGTTAAATATGCTGAAGAAACAAACAGGAGAAAGTAAGCAATATGAAAATAACAAGTTAATCATACTGTAAAAGTAGTACACATCTATTACTTTCTCAAGCAGCTCTGTCCTTCCTGGTGAATTTTAAATCACAATAAAACATTGCATAAATGAAGTGTAATTGGTGTCACACTTGTTCATGCTATTGTAAGTAACAAAACttgaacagaaatatttttaccattttttaccTATTCTCAATACTTTGTATTTTGGGCATTAGCACACAAAATTCACTTTTCCAACAACTATAAATTAGCTGTATAATGTTGAATTTAAATATTATGAATGAATTTTCCAAATATAAAGTGCATGTTATTGTGCCTGTGTTAATTATCATATACATCAGATAAATCTGAAGGAgtttaaatatctttacataCATGTTCATCTATTCATAACATCTGAATAAATGTTGCAAGAATTTTTTATAagtcaaaagaaaatatttattcaaataatgaTATTCACTGATTAAATCTTTCTGATTTTACACAGGCATGTTAAAATTGTATATCTTGATCAACTTGAGAAAACTGACTGAGATAACTATATTAAGGAAATAAAGAGAAGAAAAGTAGCAGTCTAAAATTAACAATTTGATTTGCAGGACAAATTAGTACACATCAATCAATTACTCAAACAACTCTGTCTTTTTCTAATGAATGTTTGATCACAGTGAATATTTGCCAAAGTAAATGGTACTTGTTGTCTCACTTGTTAATGCTATTTTATAAAGCTGAGCtcaaattaaattatttcttataatttttACCTAAATCACATCACACATTTTGGGACATTCATAAACAAAAATCATTGTCCATCTAATGACACTTTCTGATATAATGTGTTGCAACAATGGATTGTAAGTCAAAAGAGAAATTCATATTATTGATTCAAAATTCCTGATGTATAACTTGATACATTGTATAAAACCATTTTCTCATGCTGTTGAAAATAACTTGAATAGATGACTACAAATCTTTTAACATATTCACACCACTTGAGTGTGGCCCATTTTGCATACAAAAAAACATAGTTTTCAACCAAAATCTGGACTCAAATCTATTTAAACATCACATAAATAGTAGgtggtctgttttttttttattattatttttaatacaattaaaatatttacttacagtTTACTCTCAGAAAGACGTTTTGAAGTCTTTGAGCCTTCTGGAGTTTCTACATGCAGTGTGACAGGAGCAGGAGGCTGTATATCAATAACACTGACATCAGATTCCGTGTTTTGATAGAGATCTGAATCTTGATTGCTAAGAAAATGCTGACCATCTAAAAAGAAATGTAATGGATGAATAGAAATGTAATGGatgaatagaaatatataaagatatagtcatcataatgaaataatttcatacaagtAGTCTTAGCATTGCCCATGGTTCTATGTTTCAATACTGTCagataatataaaatattcaattatgTGTCTAGCACGTGTGAACCATTCATATTATCAATAGTTTTTATAGGAAGCTGACTGGAGTATATAGGTAAGTTTCTGTTCCAAAATTGACTTCTTTCCGTATTTAATTATCCTTTGGGCTCTTTATGTAATGATATCATCATTGGTATAAGCGACTTTGACACATTTTTACCGAAAAAATAAGGATGATAGGGTCAATTGTTTTATAGAGTAAAATGTCCAAATAGACATTCAGATGGTAAGAAAAAGAACTTTATTGACAGAAATGGTATATCAGATTGACTTAAAATGCAGCATGTTCTAAATGATCTTTATCATTCAGTTGGACATGTGTCCGATGGTTTTGTTGGAAATTCCATAAGATAAAAATAGAACAGcgaagttaaaaataaatatgcagACGAATTTTTGTTTCATCGTCTTGtattataataatgaataaaaacaacAGTAAATTACCAGGCTCGTCACTGTCAAGGCCGCCACTAATGCCCATAAATGATGCAGCATCTTGATACAGGTCTGCAATTCTATTTGACTGCTGGCTGGATCCTTGGCTTGCCCCTCCGCCTGTCTGCCTCCTCTGGatcttttcttttgttatttcatcttttgcttttctttttaaGTTGGACCATTTCTCCATGCATGTCTTTTCTGACCGGTGTGCATAGCCTAATGCTGAAACTTGCATACTAATGCTTCTCCATATTTCTGCttttttgatattcgttactgtGTTAGTTAATTTTGAGTTAAgtgtttcaaagttttcccttacCAGCTCTTCCAGCTTTAAGGTTTCGTCTGCATTGAAGTTGCTTGATCtggttttatttgatttcttGGTATTTTTACTGTCAAGCTCTAAATTTTGGCTGCCAGATGCCATTTTGCAGGAGACAGGAAGTGGAATTGTGGGACAGACAGTGGCAATTAACAGCTTGTTAAATAAATTTAACCACCTGTTAAAAGTTAACATGAGTATTAGTTAACACTCCTGTTAAAATCATTTGAGCAACACTTTTTTAACAGTCCGTTAAGTAACAGTCCGTTAGTCAATTTAACGGGCTGTTAACTTAACGGACTGTTAAATTTAACAGACTTTCGAACAACTGGCCCCTGGTCAAGtactaattttaacaaaatgaaaattgagtttGAGGCTGACGTTTGATGTGATATTTCATTCAACAGAGACGGGAGGAACATTTAGTCATCTATGTACATTTCGAAACTGGGTACCCAATACGTATACAAAATGAGGTTTTTATCACTACTGAACAACTGATAAGCAGTGCTAAAATAATTTCCAAGTATTTCATTACAGTTAACTTTTTGATAATAACTCAGGAAAATAAAGCACGAGTGAAGTGTCTCCACAAAGAATTGACTTGCCATGAATTAACAGCATATCGAAAATTTACCTGCCGTTAAACGAGGAATCAGGAAGATCTAATACTCGTCTATGAAGaggctcagtcaaaccaagtctgcaacgTTTTCATTTATATCATGCTGGGCGACCTTAGGTTTTTCACTGTCTCTGTTGTATGACACCTGAGAAAAGATGAAaagtttaagatattttaaagctAGAGAAAACAGTTTTTACTGTACAAAGGCAGAGAAAATATGCAACAGTTTACACTCTCTTAAATGCAAAAGAAAAGAAGTAACGATTTAGACTTCACAAAGCCGGGCGAAATTTTCAACGTGACATTTTTCGTAAGGCATTGGAAAGCTgcagaaataatatgttttgcaAAGACATAAATGAGCCATGACAATTCAGACTTTGCAAAGTCAGAGAAACAGATGCAACAGTTTTGACATAAGAAAGCCAGAGATCAGATGGAACTACTTAGACTTCACTAAGCCAAAGAAAAGATGCAACAAACAAACTTCACGAAGTCAGGGAGAATCCGCAACTATATACTTAGTTTTCTGTAACATAATAGGAAACCTACAAGAAATGAGCTCTTCATAAAGGCATAGGAAAATAATGACAATCCAGATTTAACAAAACGTCGAAAGCCAGAGATAAGATACAATAGTTCAGATTTCACAGTCATAGAAAGGATGCTTAGACTTCTCAAAACAAGGGGAAATCGGCAAGAATATAGTTTCCAATAAGGTAAAGGAAAAATCAAATGAGTTCTTTACAAAGGTATATGAAAGACATAACAATTTATACTTCACAATGCAGAGGAAATATGCAACAGGAGAGAAACGATGGCATAGGAAAACTACAAGAAGTTAGTCATAAAGACATATTGATATGCAGTAACCTAGACTTCACAAATGGAGATGACAAGAGCAACAATTTAAAGTTCACAATGACATAGAAAATTGCTAAATGTTGTCTTTCACACACGCTGCAACATTAAAAAGGCAGAGATTTTGACTAGAAATGGTAAATGTACGCTGCTTAGATTTAGACTTTAAATTCCATTAGGTGTAAGAAAACAATGATAGGCATACTTACAAGAGAATGAGTCAAAGGGCAAAGCAGAAGTAACATCGACATGTTTACATGTAGAGATGGGAACtccagatgtacatataaaataagaagaaaaacacATCTTTAATGTTATATTATGTCTATAACGGAATGTAACATCATTGGAAAACAGCACAGGAATTCAACCGTCAGAATGCAATGAAACAAATGCGCTCGTTTCCgaataaaatgttcatttctcTTGACAGTCATTATTTAGACATTATATACAGAAGACGTTAGAAAATCTTACATGTAGTAGTCTTATATTAATATAACTTgagctatttttcattttgatttactctgtttacatttatttctgacTTGAGCGGTCATTTCAGGTCAGTCAGGATCGACAAAACTAGCTTGAGGTCAAACATGCTAATATAATAAGTATTTTACACATTCCTTATTGATATGTTTGACCATTTAAATATTAGCTGATGTATTAAGATTGTATCTATGGCATATTTAGTCGACTTCAATAATAAAGTCCCCTAAAGCAGTCATTTGGGCAAAAGAGCGTAAAATATTTTGTACGTGTATGAAACGATAGTAATTTGGGGTCCTGTACCTTTTTGCAAATGTTGTACCATTTCTCTCTTCATACTTgcattgaaattttattatgatacCACTACC
This is a stretch of genomic DNA from Mercenaria mercenaria strain notata chromosome 4, MADL_Memer_1, whole genome shotgun sequence. It encodes these proteins:
- the LOC123526606 gene encoding putative nuclease HARBI1; this translates as MAAALFVNVRKQREYRHTTHVQNLNDNEMLERYRFSNNGINYLENLLLDDLKRPTHRSCALSPKQQILIALRFFATGSMYQVIGDTMGFNKGTVSRAVDSVTNALLGHFKDFVSWPTPDEKKKISTGFYQLAGFPNVIGCIDGTHVRIQAPAGDEASYVNRKGFHSISVQAVCDDKGRFTSVNASWPGSCHDSHIFRTSGLCHKLERENKAFSDGVLLGDSGYACRPFLMTPFLVADTEGKVRYQQSHTRTRVTIERAFGQLKRRFHVLHSEIRLAPSKVCRVVCACVALFNIAILLNEPELDDWNQDEAVDLENEDIADAERDGSTVRNFIVHQYFA
- the LOC123531290 gene encoding uncharacterized protein LOC123531290, giving the protein MLTFNRWLNLFNKLLIATVCPTIPLPVSCKMASGSQNLELDSKNTKKSNKTRSSNFNADETLKLEELVRENFETLNSKLTNTVTNIKKAEIWRSISMQVSALGYAHRSEKTCMEKWSNLKRKAKDEITKEKIQRRQTGGGASQGSSQQSNRIADLYQDAASFMGISGGLDSDEPDGQHFLSNQDSDLYQNTESDVSVIDIQPPAPVTLHVETPEGSKTSKRLSESKLPCTRRVKRSRNDVLVDYQISYFKGMVERQGLEKELLEVKLRILKAAENKMNELNARELLNLISEQ